Genomic window (Phragmites australis chromosome 21, lpPhrAust1.1, whole genome shotgun sequence):
GTCCTGATTGTCTTGGCAGATTTGTGCAATCAAGGGGTCTGCCAGTGTTGGATAGTTGGCTTCAAGAGGCTCACAAAGGGAAGTCGGGTGATGGTAGTAGTCCTAAAGAAGCTGATAAGCCTATTGAGGAACTTCTCTTGGCCCTGCTTCATGCACTATCTAAATTGCCTATTAATCTCAGTGCATTGCAAAGTTGTAGTATTGGGAAGTCTGTCAATCATCTGCGTGGCCATAAAAATTTGGAGATTCAGAAGAAGGCTAAGTGTCTTGTTGAGAACTGGAAGAAGCGTGTTGACGCTGAAATGAAGTCAAATGATGCGAAACCTGTAGTATCAGGTCAATCTGTTTCCTGGCCAGGAAAAGCGGGGTTCCCAGAAATTTCTAATGCAGGAAACAAACGAGGTGACTCAAGTGAGCACAGTCCAAAAAATCCAGTGCCCAATGTTTCTTCATCAAAAGTTTTGACTGATAAACCTGGGGGCACTGATGCTGTTGTGAAGTTGAATCTTGTGGTATCTGTCTCTTCAAAATTACAACATATGCAACCAGCAAATGTTGCCACCAACTTGAAGGACCAGCCCTGCAAATCAACTGGTGGGACTGGTGGTTCTGAACTCCCTACTGTGAAAGAGGAGAAAAGCAGCAGTTCAAGCCAATCACTGAACAACAGCCAGTCATGCTCTAGTGATCATGCAAAAACAATTGGTTCTTCTTGGAAGGAGGATGCAAGAAGTTCAACTGCTGCATCTGGTGGTGCTAGCAAAACTTCTGGAAGTTTGTCACGGGGCCATCGAAGGGCAAACAATGGGCTTGTTTCAGGGAACCTGAAGGAAGCTTCCACAAGATCTGTCTCTCTTGATCGTTCTTTGTTGCCGGATAAATCATCTCAATCTGGAACAGCCTCTGAGAAAGGAATCGATACACCGTCTGATGACGGAAATCGTCATAGATTGATTGTTCGGTTTCCAAATCCCGGTCGTAGTCCTGCTAGAAGTGCAAGCGGAGGCTCTTTTGAGGACCCATCTGTTACAGGGGGTAGAGCTTCATCTCCCGTGGTTGTAGATAAACACGAGCAGACTGATCGCAGAGTAAAAATGAAGACTGAAAGTTCTCAGCCTCATTTAGCTTCTGATGCTAATGTCGAGTTGTGGCATAGCAATGATATAAAAGGAGCTGCAGGTTCCGAGGAAGGTGACAAATTACCATGTGCTATATTGGATGATGATAACAGCAGGACACCTGAAGATGCCGGTAAGGATGCATGTGCATCACAAGTTGCATGTTCATCCTATATGAACGAAAAAGGCGTCTGCTCAAGTGAAACAAGGGCAGGAGGCTCATTTAGCCCAATGAATGCTCTGATTGAAATCAAGTACTCCGAAGCTAGTCGTTCCTTGCAAGCTGGAGATGATACAGCAATGAATCTTCTTGCTAGTGTGGCAGGAGAAATATCTAAATCTGAAATGGTTTCCCCATCTTGTTCACCCAAAAGTTCATCTGCGAATAAAGAGGTCTGTGAAGGTGACAACATTGGGAAGTTTAAAGCAGAATGTGATGTGAGCCCATCACAGGATCCAGGGCCAACGGATGTTAAGAAAGTCATTGTGGCGAAGGAAGTGAAAAATGACGCTTGTTTGGTTGCAAAGGAGGAACGATGCCATACTGTGCCATCTCCTGAGCCAGCAGATTCTAAAGCAGTTGGATCTTCAGCCAAGATTGAAATCCGTGAAGATTGGAAATGTTCCTCTCTACCTGCTTCAGTTGATTCACAAGGTAATCGTGATTAGAACTCCAATTCATGCCAGTCAGCTAATAATAAAGTTTTCATGATGTCTAATATGGATTCATTTGCAGGTGAAGATTGGAATGCATGTACTGTTCGTGGGAAAGCTGAAGATGGTTGTACAGCCAAGTCCGGTGCTGTCGAATCTACATTGGGCGGCTACTGTAGCTTGGTTGTTTCAAATAGAAATTCAAGATTGATCCTTGCTGGGGAATCTTCATTATGTGCTGCTGATAAACGAGTCCAGGGTTTGTTAAAGTCAACCAATCAGAAGCAACTTCTGGGTGTATCGGACCTCCCAGGAGCCATTGATAGATGTGACAGTACAGCTGGtaaaatagatttgaaggtTGTAGAGTTGATAAAAGCTGATGCTTTGGGGGATGGCAGCACAGTGCAGAAAAAGGATGAAAAGAAGGAAcattcctcttcctctctggcTGATGATAACAAACTAGTTGTATCAGCAG
Coding sequences:
- the LOC133903401 gene encoding uncharacterized protein LOC133903401, which produces MHAAVQSGGRSPKRLNGPSASQQLKTASDGTQNCGLSKGKKRDRGEQRIDPAKRDRDRLLKVDDSDPGNFKMNDMKSEIAKITEKGGLANTEAVDKLVRLMQLDRTEQKIDLAGRVILADVITATESPDCLGRFVQSRGLPVLDSWLQEAHKGKSGDGSSPKEADKPIEELLLALLHALSKLPINLSALQSCSIGKSVNHLRGHKNLEIQKKAKCLVENWKKRVDAEMKSNDAKPVVSGQSVSWPGKAGFPEISNAGNKRGDSSEHSPKNPVPNVSSSKVLTDKPGGTDAVVKLNLVVSVSSKLQHMQPANVATNLKDQPCKSTGGTGGSELPTVKEEKSSSSSQSLNNSQSCSSDHAKTIGSSWKEDARSSTAASGGASKTSGSLSRGHRRANNGLVSGNLKEASTRSVSLDRSLLPDKSSQSGTASEKGIDTPSDDGNRHRLIVRFPNPGRSPARSASGGSFEDPSVTGGRASSPVVVDKHEQTDRRVKMKTESSQPHLASDANVELWHSNDIKGAAGSEEGDKLPCAILDDDNSRTPEDAGKDACASQVACSSYMNEKGVCSSETRAGGSFSPMNALIEIKYSEASRSLQAGDDTAMNLLASVAGEISKSEMVSPSCSPKSSSANKEVCEGDNIGKFKAECDVSPSQDPGPTDVKKVIVAKEVKNDACLVAKEERCHTVPSPEPADSKAVGSSAKIEIREDWKCSSLPASVDSQGEDWNACTVRGKAEDGCTAKSGAVESTLGGYCSLVVSNRNSRLILAGESSLCAADKRVQGLLKSTNQKQLLGVSDLPGAIDRCDSTAGKIDLKVVELIKADALGDGSTVQKKDEKKEHSSSSLADDNKLVVSAASPLGVANVIKEIKESKDSSGESSSHVKSEGIISQQSEHSAKHSSKKYSDGASRKEDGKEDVVSSDEGSSLAAKAKSSATAKLDFDLNEGISGDDGRQSEPTISPIICSSAIHLPCLSPFTLPIAGGLLPAPITVAAPAKGCFVPPENLLRAKPETRWKGSAATSAFRPAEPRKILEMPLATRDIPVSDAAGEQSRHPLDIDLNVADDQVLEEYVSQSSAQTTCSESGNTRSRDGSLRNAGIELDLNRTDEVAENGQFTLNTSCRAEVPLLPARPLPGVFSNSGMNSLRDFDLNNRPSLDEAGTEPAPRNLSAKNTGSIQFLPQVPGVRMNNSAMSNISPWFSSANPCAPVAVQSFFPARGEHPYPIEVAPGAQRIIVSTADGGQFGGDSFRAPVISTSPTMMFHPPAYRYAGFPFTSSVHLQTPGFSIGSTAFANSVPAGVPYFPTISPSLVGPTGALPAQHSRQYAMNLPEGSSNSGRDSNRKWESQGFDLNSGPGSIDVEGKDERVPLPVRQNLITPPRAFVEEQGRIYQMPGVGTKRKEPDGIWDTERSTYKQLSWQ